The Mycolicibacterium aurum genome segment GCACGTCACTGAACGAGATCATCTGCCACGGCATCCCGGACTCGACGGTCATCGAGGACGGCGACATCGTCAACATCGACGTCACCGCCTACATCGACGGCGTGCACGGCGACACGAACGCGACCTTCCTGGCCGGTGACGTCTCCGAGGAACATCGGCTGCTGGTCGAACGGACCCACGAGGCCACCATGCGCGCAATCAAGGCCGTCAAACCGGGCCGGGCGTTGTCGGTCGTCGGGCGCGTCATCGAGGCCTACGCAAATCGATTCGGCTACAACGTGGTTCGCGATTTCACCGGGCACGGCATCGGCACCACCTTCCACAACGGGCTGGTGGTGCTGCACTACGACCAGCCCTCGGTGGAGACAGTGCTGGAGCCCGGGATGACGTTCACGATCGAGCCGATGATCAACCTCGGGAGTCTGGACTACGAGATCTGGGACGACGACTGGACCGTCGCCACCCGGGACAAGAAGTGGACCGCACAGTTCGAGCACACCCTGGTGGTCACCGGCGACGGCGCGGAGATCCTGACCCAGCTGTGAGTCTGGGTAGCCTGAGACCATGACCAGGCGGGCGCTCGGCGCTGCACTGACCGTGCTGCTGGTCTCCGGGTGCGCAACCATCACCGGAACCGCGACGTGGCCCGGCGCCAAGCTGGAGCGTGCGGTGCTCACCGAGGCCGACTTTCCTCCCGGGGTGCGCTACCAGCGCATCATCCGAAATCCGGGTGAAGCGGACAACGCGGGCTCGCCGCCGCCGATGCTGTCGAGGCCCGAGGGGTGTACCGACGGGCTCACCCGCGACATCGCCGGCACCGCCGAACGCGGCCCCGGCAGCGCCGACGAGTACGTCGTCGCCTACGACGGCGCGCGGATGGTGATCACCGTGCTGACGTGGTCGCTCGATCTGGAGCGGCTGGCGGCCACCGCGGCGCGCTGCGCCGAGTACGAGACGTTCTTCGACCCGACGGACCCCGGCATCCCGGTGACCACCACCCAACTGCCGGTCGCACGCGGTGACGCGCTGGCCTATCAACAGACGATGCATCTCGCAGGCCAGGAAAGCAGCGTCTACTTCTCGTTCGAGAACGTCGGCACCATGGCGGTTTTCGGCATCGCTTTCCCCACACCCGATCCGTCCATCCCCGTCAAAGGCACGCTGCCACAGACCTTTCTGGACATCACCAGTAAGCAGGCCGAGCGCGCGCACGCGGCGTGACGCTCATCGGGTCAACAGCGTGGAAAGCCCCGCGCCGACTCCGGTCTGCCCTGTAGCGTGGCGCAATGGCCTCTCCGATGATCACCGTCGACGGCATTGGCGTGCCCGTCGGAGTCAGCGGTCCGGAGAAGGGTTCGGTGGTGGTGTTCCTTGGTGCGGCGCACCAGGCGCCCACCGCCTACGACGGGGTGTGCCAGCGTCTGCACACCGCGTCACTGAAAACCGTGGTGATCGCACCGGATCCGCGGCTCACCGCCAAGGCCGTCATCGGCATCCTCGATTCACTGGAGGTGCGGTGGGCTCTGCTCGTCGGTGACCGCCTCGGCGGGGAGCTGGCGTGGGAGTTGGCCGCCACCCGACTCGACCGCTTCATCGGTCTGGTGGTCATCGATCGCGGCCATCCGCGCGTGGCCGACCTGGCCGGTGTGGTCCGTGACGAGAACTGCCCGCCCGTTGAGCTCAACACGACCGCGCTGGTCAGTACGAGCGCCGCGCGCGCCGTGGCCAAAGCCAGCCAGCGCTATGTGTACGGCGAATATCGCATCGTCGATCTGCTGGGCCGGCGCAACGCCGCCGACTCGACTGCGCAACTGGCCGCCGAGATCGTGATGCGCACCAGCACCTGGTAGCTAACCCTGCGCGGGCGGCTCGACTTCGTCGGGCGTCCAGGCCTGGGGCAACCCCGGCTGATTGGGGAACAGGAAGTCCACGAACGCTTTCGCGGTGGGCTGCGGTTCGTGATTGGCCAGCCCGGGGCGCTCGTTGGCTTCGATGAACACGTAGTCCGGCTGCGTGACATCGGGGACGAGCAGGTCGACTCCGGTGACCGGGATACCGATGGCCCGTGCGGCGGCCACCGCCACGGACTTCAGTTCCGGATGCACGGTGGCGGTGACGTCGTGGATCGTGCCGCCCTGGTGCAGGTTCGCGGTCCGGCGAACCCGCAGCCGGACCCCCTCGTCCAGAACGTCGTCGAACGTGAAACCCGCCTCTTTGACGGTGGTCTCGGTGACGATGTCCATCGGGATCCGGGACTCGCCGCCGGTGGCTGCGGCGCGCCGCCGACTCTGCGTCTCGATCAGCTCGCGGATGGTGTGTGTGCCCGTCCCGGTGATCTCCGCGGGCAGCCGCAGGGCCGCGGCGACCACCTTGTTGTCGATCACCACGAGCCGCAGATCGTCGCCCTCGGCGCGTTGCTCGATGAGAACCTCGGGATGCTGCTCGCGGGCCCGGGCCAGAGCAGCGTCGAGTTCCTCGGGGCCGTCGATCCCGACGGTGATGCCCTTGCCCTGCTCGCCGCGGGTGGGTTTGACCACGACGTCGCCGACCTCGGCGAGAAAGTCGTGGTCGGCTTGGTCGAAGGTGGCCAGGCGACCTCTCGGCACGGCGATGCCCGCCTCGGACACGATGCGCCGGGTCAGCCGTTTGTCGTCGCACCGGGCCATCGCGACCGCCGAGGTGTACTCGGACAACGATTCGCGGGTGACGACGCTGCGGCCGCCGTGGGACAGTCGCATCTCGCCGGCTTCGGCGTCGAGCACCTCCACCCAGATGCCCCGGCGCATCGCCTCGTCAGCCAGTATTCGCGCATACGGGTTGAGGTCGTCGACGGTCTCCGGCGGATGCGTGAACAGTGGTTCGTTGATCGCGTTCTTGCGCTTGACCGCCATCACCGGAACCCGGGCGAAGCCCAGCTTCTCGTACAGCGCGATCGCAGCGGTGTTGTCGTGCGCCACCGAGAGATCCATGTATGCGCGGCCACGTTCCCGGTACAGATCGGCCAGATGGCGGGTGAGCGCCCCACCGACCCCCGGCAGCGGCGCCGCCGGGTCCACCGCCAGCGTCCACAGGCTCGAACCGCCCTCCGGATCGGAGAACAGGGCCTGGTGGTCGACGCCGGTGACGGTGCCGAGTACCGCGCCGTCCTCGTCACGGACCGCGACCAGGTAGTCCACCGATGGCTGCTCGCGGTGGTTGTCCCACAGCACATCGGTGGGTGCAGGCACCATCCCGCAGCGCACGTAGACGCGGTTCATCTCATCGGCGTCTTCGCGGCTTTCCAGGGAACGGATGTGGAAACCGCTTGGTGCCGGCGCTGTCTCGTCGTCCTCGGCGAACCTGAGCCGGTAGGTGTGGCTCGGATCGATGAACAGCTCCGCGGGTGCCTTCGACACGAGTACGTGCGGCTCGCGCGCGTAGATGCAGATGTCGCGGCGGCCCTGGCCCTCCTGACGCAGGACGTCGGCGAGTCTCTCGGGGTCGGCGAAAGTCTGACCGAATATCAGTCTGCCCCAGCCCAATTCGAGAACGACATCGTCGCTCATCGCGTCCACCATGTCGGGCGGGGACGCGTCGTGCAGCGCGAGGGTGATTCCTTCGGCGTGCTCCCTGGCCGGATCCGCGGTCATGCCGCGGGCCCGTTGATGCCGTGCTTCTGCAACCAGAGTTCCAGGAGCGCGATCTGCCACAGCTCGTTGCCGCGCAACGGCGTGAGCTTTCCGT includes the following:
- the map gene encoding type I methionyl aminopeptidase, with the translated sequence MSVRTALRPGTVSPMLPVPKSIARPEYVGKPTAREGSEPWVQTPEVIEKMRVAGRIAAGALAEAGKAVEPGVTTDRLDRIAHDYMVDHGAYPSTLGYKGYPKSCCTSLNEIICHGIPDSTVIEDGDIVNIDVTAYIDGVHGDTNATFLAGDVSEEHRLLVERTHEATMRAIKAVKPGRALSVVGRVIEAYANRFGYNVVRDFTGHGIGTTFHNGLVVLHYDQPSVETVLEPGMTFTIEPMINLGSLDYEIWDDDWTVATRDKKWTAQFEHTLVVTGDGAEILTQL
- a CDS encoding alpha/beta fold hydrolase, translating into MASPMITVDGIGVPVGVSGPEKGSVVVFLGAAHQAPTAYDGVCQRLHTASLKTVVIAPDPRLTAKAVIGILDSLEVRWALLVGDRLGGELAWELAATRLDRFIGLVVIDRGHPRVADLAGVVRDENCPPVELNTTALVSTSAARAVAKASQRYVYGEYRIVDLLGRRNAADSTAQLAAEIVMRTSTW
- the ngg gene encoding N-acetylglutaminylglutamine synthetase; amino-acid sequence: MTADPAREHAEGITLALHDASPPDMVDAMSDDVVLELGWGRLIFGQTFADPERLADVLRQEGQGRRDICIYAREPHVLVSKAPAELFIDPSHTYRLRFAEDDETAPAPSGFHIRSLESREDADEMNRVYVRCGMVPAPTDVLWDNHREQPSVDYLVAVRDEDGAVLGTVTGVDHQALFSDPEGGSSLWTLAVDPAAPLPGVGGALTRHLADLYRERGRAYMDLSVAHDNTAAIALYEKLGFARVPVMAVKRKNAINEPLFTHPPETVDDLNPYARILADEAMRRGIWVEVLDAEAGEMRLSHGGRSVVTRESLSEYTSAVAMARCDDKRLTRRIVSEAGIAVPRGRLATFDQADHDFLAEVGDVVVKPTRGEQGKGITVGIDGPEELDAALARAREQHPEVLIEQRAEGDDLRLVVIDNKVVAAALRLPAEITGTGTHTIRELIETQSRRRAAATGGESRIPMDIVTETTVKEAGFTFDDVLDEGVRLRVRRTANLHQGGTIHDVTATVHPELKSVAVAAARAIGIPVTGVDLLVPDVTQPDYVFIEANERPGLANHEPQPTAKAFVDFLFPNQPGLPQAWTPDEVEPPAQG